A genomic region of Miscanthus floridulus cultivar M001 chromosome 3, ASM1932011v1, whole genome shotgun sequence contains the following coding sequences:
- the LOC136543310 gene encoding uncharacterized protein, producing MAAYCREVRWLEDRFDGLELNHVPRRLNEAIDALVKAASSREPVPMGVFASDQHKPSVCYEGSEPANHGPSYPAPRADPSTALSDPEVMELEEDPTAEPNPLDDWRTPYLDYLL from the coding sequence ATGGCGGCGTACTGCcgagaagtccgatggctggaggacaggTTTGACGGCCTCGAACTGAATCAcgtcccaaggcgcctcaatgaagcgATCGACGCACTCGTGAAAGCAGCGTccagccgagagccggtgccaatgggtgtctttgccagcgatcaacacaagccctcagtGTGCTATGAAGGGTCGGAACCGGCCAACCATGGCCCATCTTATCCGGCCCCAAGGGCTGACCCATCGACTGCTCTgtctgaccccgaggtcatggagcttgaagaggatccaacaGCAGAGCCTAACCCTCTGGACGACTGGAGAAcgccctacctcgactacctcctctga